CCTTCTACCGCGAGCGCGGCGTCCTTCTCCGCCCGCTCGGCAACAGTGTCTATGTGATGCCGCCCTATTGCACCGATGCCACCGAACTGGCCCAGGTGTGGGAGGCGATTGCGGACTCGCTCGACACGATCTGACATTCTGGCTCGCTCAGCCTGCGTTCAGCGTCGCGGCGCTATTGGCGGGCAACAAATGGCTCCAACGGCGGATTGCGCTGGACCATCGGGCGTGTCCGCTGATACGGAGCGTCCGGACTTTCTCGAATAGGGTAAAGATGACCAGATTTTCGACCATGACCGGCCTGATCGCGCTGGCGGCCGCCGGTGTAACCCCGGTGCTCGCACAGACCGTTGCCGATGCCGAAGTGCCCACGACCAGCCTGAACATCCCGGGCAATGTCCAGCTTTATGGTGACAATAAACCCAATGTCTATCGCCCCTCGGCGACGGTGAATGGCGAGATCATCACTGCGACCGACATCGAACAGCGCATGGCGCTGATCCGGATCGCCAACAACAATGTCGAGTTGCCGCCCGAAGAGGAGCAGCGCCTGCGCAATCAGGTATTCAGCAACCTGATCGACGAAAAGCTGCAGATTCAGGAAGCGCGCGCCGCCGACATCACCATCGACGAAAATGTCGTGAACGAGCAGTTCGCGCGTCTCGCCGCCCGCTTCAAGCAGACGCCCGAACAATTCGCCGCCTATCTGGCGTCAAAGGGGTCCTCGGCGGCGGCGGTGAAACAGCAGATCCGCGGCGAGTTTGCCTGGGACCGTCTGCTGTCGCGCAACATCCAGTCGACGACCAATGTGTCGACCGAAGAAGTCGATCTTATCGTCAAACAGATGGAAGCCGCCAAGGGGCAGGACGAGTTTCACCTCGGCGAAATCTATCTGTCGGCGACGCCCGACAATATCGCCGCAGTTACCGAAAATGCGCGCAAGATCATTCAGGCGCTGCAGGCGGGGGGCAGCTTTGCCGCCTATGCGCGCCAGTTTTCGGAAGCATCCACGGCGGTCGTCGGGGGCGATCTTGGCTGGGTGAAGGGCGCGCAGCTTCCGGCTTCGATGGCCGAAGCCGCGATGCAGATGCAGCCCGGCCAACTGGTCGGGCCGATCGAGGTGCCCGGCGGCATTTCGATCATGCTGCTGATCGACCGACGACAGGTGCTGACCGCCGACCCGCGCGACGCCATACTCAGCCTGAAGCAGATTTCGCTCGACTTCCCGGCCGGGACGACGGAGGCGCAGGCGTCTCAACTTGCGAGCCGCTTTGCGCAGGCGACGCGCACGATCGCCGGTTGTGGTGCGGCCGACGCCGTCGCCGAACAATTGGGGGCCAGTGTCGTGTCGCGCGACAATATCGCGATGCG
This DNA window, taken from Sphingopyxis alaskensis RB2256, encodes the following:
- a CDS encoding peptidylprolyl isomerase; its protein translation is MTRFSTMTGLIALAAAGVTPVLAQTVADAEVPTTSLNIPGNVQLYGDNKPNVYRPSATVNGEIITATDIEQRMALIRIANNNVELPPEEEQRLRNQVFSNLIDEKLQIQEARAADITIDENVVNEQFARLAARFKQTPEQFAAYLASKGSSAAAVKQQIRGEFAWDRLLSRNIQSTTNVSTEEVDLIVKQMEAAKGQDEFHLGEIYLSATPDNIAAVTENARKIIQALQAGGSFAAYARQFSEASTAVVGGDLGWVKGAQLPASMAEAAMQMQPGQLVGPIEVPGGISIMLLIDRRQVLTADPRDAILSLKQISLDFPAGTTEAQASQLASRFAQATRTIAGCGAADAVAEQLGASVVSRDNIAMRALPAPLQATLVDLQVGQTTQPFGAANEGISVLVLCGRDMPETATAPNLEQIEQKLLEEKVNKRAQRYLRDLRRDAVIEYS